The stretch of DNA GTCGATATTACAGAAGAATTACTGAGGCATCTTATGCTTGTGCATTGCTCTGAGTGTGAAAGTTACTTGCAGCCACCGAGAACTTGGGACAAGTCTTTACTTACTAGCAGAGATTTAGTGGAGTATATAGTGTTGACTCTGGAGGTTGTTTCATCTAAAGTTGGTTCATCTGAGGTTACTATGTGTGGCACAGAATATGTTTTAGCAGATGTTCAAGTTGCTCGAAAGTCAGATTTTGGAAGGAATGACACAATacttgaaaaaatattaaaggATTTTGAAGTAAGCAAGAAGTTGCTTGCTGTGGAGGGTAACATAGAAGAATAAGTGAAAGCAAGTCACTTCTatcctaaaatataaatttatatattgaaTCTtagttttattgttttcaagGGTACCATTATTTCATTCATGCTGTATTACTTTTCAATCTCTATTGATGTTTTTATTAACTTTGATTATTATTGTATTAGTTTGTTAACTATCTTTCATTAAATCTTCCATAGAGAACAGTGATGTTCTTGACTGTTTCATTCTCCAATCATATAAGTTCACTGGCCATGACAAGGGAAAATACTATTGTCATTATTCTTTTGGTCTAAACaataacttaaaataaagaaGTTTTGAATAAGTTATGTTTATTAATAACctcatttttctcagcttgaTAACAAGTTTGTTGCTCTAGTACTAAGAGCTAACAAGTTCAAGTCTAGTTTCCATGATGAAGTAAGCTCAATAACTTCTAAAATGTGGATTCAAACTCGAGATCACTGAATAAGCTGAAAGtgacttatgaattaacatacaAGTTATTTTCGATACAATATTCACAACCATGCAGGATTGTTCAGTGGGGATACCACAGCTTTTACCTGCAGATAGTTGTGAAGACTGTATATTCCTTTCTCCCTACCAATCCCACTCATTTTGTAACCACCAAAAGGAATCGCAGCATCAAACACATCAAAGCAATTAATCCACACTGTTCCAGCTCTTAGTGCCCTCATCATAGTGTTGGCCGTGCTCACATTTTTTGTAAAAACACCTGCCGCTAAACCATAACGCGTCGCATTTGCCCGTCGTATCACTTCATCGATGTCCCTATATTAAtattagaaagaagaaaaaaaaaaagtattagaaACATTCCACATTGCCTCACTAGTATTCTAGTCATATTTAGAAAGTCATATTACGTGATGCAATAATGAAATATGATTGAATACATGTGTAAAATTCTTTTACACCGTGACTGCAAATAATGATGAAATCGATTCATTTAGAAGGATCTCATGCAGAATAGTTTGGAAGCTGGATCAAAATTGTATTCTTGTTGAATTTCAGCAAAGAAAACAAGCAAGTGGGATTCAAATTTCACTTACTTGAACTTCAAGATGGTCTGAACTGGGCCAAAGATTTCATCTTTTGCTATCAACATATCATCCTAAATAATCATTAGCATGTGTTAGAAAAAAGTACAATACAAAATCTTACGGTGATTTTCTGTAAACAACTTGTGGCAAATAATCAATACCTGAACATTGGAGAATACAGTTGGCTGGACAAAGAAGCCTTTTGAACCCAATCTCCCACCTCCACATTCAAGAATAGCATTGCTATCAATTCCAGACTTTATGTACCTAAGCACTTTCTCAAATTGTTTCGAATCAATCTGTGATTTTTGCAAGGACCAagaaataatgttattttgtaaCATAGAATGATCAAGAATATGCTGCTCCATCAAACATTAACTTATAacacaagaaaagaaaaagaaaaataacaatgaGACAATATAAGGTAATGTTACAATCATATAATGTtaatattgaaaagaaaaatacctGAGGACCTTGTTCTACACCCTTCTTAAATGGATCACCAACAACGCGTCGCAAAGCTCGTTCCTTTGATTTCTCCAAGAACTCGTCATAGATACGCTCATGTACAAAGGTACGGGATCCAGCACAGCAACATTGCCCCTGGAACACATCTAGCATAAGGCATAAGCTACTACTCCACATTTGTATATGTGTTTAAGAGAGTAGTTGAAATTGATTGCACAAACCTGATTAAAGAACAAAGCAAAGTGTGCAATTTCAACAGCCTTGTTAACATCAGCATCCTCACAAACAATGAAAGGTGATTTCCCTCCAAGTTCCAGTGTCACTGGCTTAAGATTGCTTCTTGCAGCCAGTTCAAGTACAGTTTTTCCAGTATCTGTCGATCCGGTAAACGCTAACTGCATAATTAGAAGGAAAACAATTGGATGTGTATATGATATAAATGACTAAATTTTACTAATATCATTGTGTAAGGGGTATTCTAAAG from Trifolium pratense cultivar HEN17-A07 linkage group LG5, ARS_RC_1.1, whole genome shotgun sequence encodes:
- the LOC123883149 gene encoding aldehyde dehydrogenase family 2 member B4, mitochondrial-like; this encodes MAARTLSRLLSRSLSSSGGSASLLRSSLGTKSEGWINRNRFSTAAAVEELITPQVSINYTQHLINGQFVDAASGKTFPTYDPRTGEVIAQVAEGDAEDINRAVSAAREAFDNGPWPKMTAYERCRILLRFADLVEKHNDEIAALESWNNGKLYEQAAKAELPMFVRLFRYYAGWADKIHGLTVPADGDYHVQTLHEPIGVAGQIIPWNFPLLMFAWKVGPALACGNTIVLKTAEQTPLTALVVAKLLHEAGLPPGVLNIVSGYGPTAGAPLASHMDVDKLAFTGSTDTGKTVLELAARSNLKPVTLELGGKSPFIVCEDADVNKAVEIAHFALFFNQGQCCCAGSRTFVHERIYDEFLEKSKERALRRVVGDPFKKGVEQGPQIDSKQFEKVLRYIKSGIDSNAILECGGGRLGSKGFFVQPTVFSNVQDDMLIAKDEIFGPVQTILKFKDIDEVIRRANATRYGLAAGVFTKNVSTANTMMRALRAGTVWINCFDVFDAAIPFGGYKMSGIGREKGIYSLHNYLQVKAVVSPLNNPAWLYKSLSAYSVISSLNPHFRSY